From Coturnix japonica isolate 7356 chromosome 1, Coturnix japonica 2.1, whole genome shotgun sequence, the proteins below share one genomic window:
- the RNF6 gene encoding E3 ubiquitin-protein ligase RNF6 isoform X2, translating into MPLPRGRGRRWRRRSGRWRQPGIMDRSRHRAGNGNEQASSRERGYGEDERQRQLERLSREEAYYQFINELNEEDYRLMRDHNLLGTPGEITAEELQQRLEGAKERLASQTDLENREGEGRTAGENSNGDSLLEWLNTFRRTGNATRSGQSGNQTWRAVSRTNPNSGEFRFSLEININHEHNNFETTGEEYVGIDHSRTYSERRHQRAFSPITARTRSQTRREANSRAASTARTRSLRSSVVQSSEAASHPVSGRLRSRTRESTGLHQTNTTRHSSTTADEQREMPERGTSTRVGRHSRSRTNVQVNRNQRLEILRLRSTLSSRSRSPLQRQSGTAYSEERGQRHDRSTPQASRSRRQTVQHPQQPAEEQARNNAQTPHLSSAPPSSGLTAEEEESSRPVAAVRRHPTITLDLQVRRIRPGENRDRDSIASRTRSRVGMAENTVTFESDSGGFRRTISRSERAGIRTYVSTIRIPLRRISETGLGEPSSVALRSILRQIMTGFGELSSLMETESNSEMQRGAHHLADVRAEQNNSSLVNNSSDPSEVSSRNRQIVEDDSERNGQSDDTRRYGSGNENQDSRQSQDANNLVENGTLPILRLAHFFLLNEDDEDERLRGLTKEQIDNLSTRNYGDIHTDEEISKTCSVCINEYVTGNKLRQLPCMHEFHIHCIDRWLSENSTCPICRQPVLGSNATDSG; encoded by the exons ATGCCGCTGCCCCGGGGGCGCGGGCGGCGCTGGAGGCGGCGATCCGGCCGGTGGCG GCAGCCTGGCATCATGGATCGCTCCCGGCACCGTGCAGGGAATGGCAATGAACAGGCATCTTCACGAGAGCGTGGTTATGGTGAAGATGAGAGGCAACGACAGCTGGAGCGCCTCAGCAGGGAAGAAGCCTATTACCAGTTCATCAATGAACTCAATGAAGAAGACTACAGGTTGATGAGAGACCACAACCTGCTTGGCACTCCTG GGGAAATAACAGCGGAAGAGTTGCAGCAACGTTTGGAAGGAGCTAAGGAGCGTCTGGCATCACAGACTGatctggaaaacagagaaggtGAAGGTAGAACTGCTGGAG AAAACTCAAATGGCGATTCTTTGCTTGAATGGCTGAACACATTTCGTCGCACAGGAAATGCCACTCGTAGCGGACAGAGTGGGAACCAAACCTGGAGAGCTGTGAGTCGAACAAATCCAAACAGCGGTGAATTTCGGTTTAGTCTTGAAATCAACATAAATCACGAGCATAACAATTTTGAAACCACTGGTGAAGAATATGTGGGTATAGATCATAGCAGAACATATTCAGAAAGAAGACATCAAAGAGCTTTCAGTCCAATAACCGCACGAACAAGAAGCCAGACaagaagagaagcaaacagCCGGGCTGCAAGCACTGCACGGACCAGGTCTTTAAGAAGTTCTGTGGTGCAAAGCTCTGAAGCAGCCTCTCATCCAGTCTCAGGGAGGCTCAGGAGTAGAACGAGGGAGTCGACTGGCCTTCACCAAACAAATACTACACGTCACAGTTCTACAACTGCTGatgaacaaagagaaatgcCGGAAAGAGGTACTTCTACGAGAGTTGGAAGGCACAGTAGATCTAGAACTAACGTTCAGGTGAATAGAAACCAAAGACTGGAAATTCTACGGTTGAGGTCTACTTTGAGTAGCCGAAGCCGCTCTCCACTGCAAAGGCAAAGTGGGACTGCTTATTCTGAAGAACGTGGGCAGAGGCACGATAGAAGTACACCACAAGCTAGTAGAAGCAGAAGGCAAACAGtgcagcatcctcagcagcCTGCTGAAGAACAAGCAAGAAATAACGCTCAGACGCCTCATCTTTCCTCTGCACCCCCATCCTCAGGATTaactgcagaagaggaggaatCTAGTAGGCCGGTAGCTGCTGTTAGAAGGCATCCAACAATTACACTAGATCTTCAAGTGAGAAGAATTCGTCCTGGAGAAAACAGAGATCGGGACAGTATTGCTAGTAGAACTCGTTCTAGAGTAGGAATGGCAGAAAACACAGTTACTTTTGAAAGTGACAGTGGGGGATTTCGGCGGACGATATCACGATCAGAACGTGCAGGTATTCGAACCTACGTTAGCACTATACGGATACCTCTTCGTCGGATTTCAGAAACTGGACTTGGTGAGCCTTCATCAGTGGCTCTTCGGTCAATCCTTAGACAAATTATGACAGGTTTTGGAGAACTGAGTTCTTTAATGGAAACTGAATCTAACTCAGAAATGCAGAGAGGTGCTCATCACTTAGCAGATGTACGGGCAGAGCAGAATAACTCAAGTTTAGTAAACAATAGCAGTGATCCAAGTGAGGTTTCTTCTCGGAATAGGCAGATAGTAGAAGACgacagtgaaagaaatggaCAGAGTGATGATACACGACGCTATGGTAGCGGTAATGAAAACCAGGATAGCAGACAGTCTCAAGATGCTAACAACCTAGTGGAAAATGGAACTCTGCCCATCCTTCGGCTTGCCCACTTCTTCCTGCTGAATGAGGACGATGAAGATGAGCGTTTAAGAGGTTTAACCAAAGAGCAGATTGACAATCTTTCTACTCGGAATTATGGGGATATTCACACCGACGAGGAAATAAGTAAAACATGTAGTGTTTGCATTAATGAATATGTAACAGGAAATAAGCTTAGGCAGTTACCTTGCATGCATGAATTTCATATTCATTGTATAGATCGCTGGCTTTCTGAAAATTCCACTTGCCCAATTTGTCGGCAGCCTGTACTGGGGTCTAATGCCACAGACAGTGGCTAA
- the RNF6 gene encoding E3 ubiquitin-protein ligase RNF6 isoform X1 produces the protein MPLPRGRGRRWRRRSGRWRQPGIMDRSRHRAGNGNEQASSRERGYGEDERQRQLERLSREEAYYQFINELNEEDYRLMRDHNLLGTPGEITAEELQQRLEGAKERLASQTDLENREGEGRTAGDSDVLAENSNGDSLLEWLNTFRRTGNATRSGQSGNQTWRAVSRTNPNSGEFRFSLEININHEHNNFETTGEEYVGIDHSRTYSERRHQRAFSPITARTRSQTRREANSRAASTARTRSLRSSVVQSSEAASHPVSGRLRSRTRESTGLHQTNTTRHSSTTADEQREMPERGTSTRVGRHSRSRTNVQVNRNQRLEILRLRSTLSSRSRSPLQRQSGTAYSEERGQRHDRSTPQASRSRRQTVQHPQQPAEEQARNNAQTPHLSSAPPSSGLTAEEEESSRPVAAVRRHPTITLDLQVRRIRPGENRDRDSIASRTRSRVGMAENTVTFESDSGGFRRTISRSERAGIRTYVSTIRIPLRRISETGLGEPSSVALRSILRQIMTGFGELSSLMETESNSEMQRGAHHLADVRAEQNNSSLVNNSSDPSEVSSRNRQIVEDDSERNGQSDDTRRYGSGNENQDSRQSQDANNLVENGTLPILRLAHFFLLNEDDEDERLRGLTKEQIDNLSTRNYGDIHTDEEISKTCSVCINEYVTGNKLRQLPCMHEFHIHCIDRWLSENSTCPICRQPVLGSNATDSG, from the exons ATGCCGCTGCCCCGGGGGCGCGGGCGGCGCTGGAGGCGGCGATCCGGCCGGTGGCG GCAGCCTGGCATCATGGATCGCTCCCGGCACCGTGCAGGGAATGGCAATGAACAGGCATCTTCACGAGAGCGTGGTTATGGTGAAGATGAGAGGCAACGACAGCTGGAGCGCCTCAGCAGGGAAGAAGCCTATTACCAGTTCATCAATGAACTCAATGAAGAAGACTACAGGTTGATGAGAGACCACAACCTGCTTGGCACTCCTG GGGAAATAACAGCGGAAGAGTTGCAGCAACGTTTGGAAGGAGCTAAGGAGCGTCTGGCATCACAGACTGatctggaaaacagagaaggtGAAGGTAGAACTGCTGGAG aTTCTGATGTTCTTGCAGAAAACTCAAATGGCGATTCTTTGCTTGAATGGCTGAACACATTTCGTCGCACAGGAAATGCCACTCGTAGCGGACAGAGTGGGAACCAAACCTGGAGAGCTGTGAGTCGAACAAATCCAAACAGCGGTGAATTTCGGTTTAGTCTTGAAATCAACATAAATCACGAGCATAACAATTTTGAAACCACTGGTGAAGAATATGTGGGTATAGATCATAGCAGAACATATTCAGAAAGAAGACATCAAAGAGCTTTCAGTCCAATAACCGCACGAACAAGAAGCCAGACaagaagagaagcaaacagCCGGGCTGCAAGCACTGCACGGACCAGGTCTTTAAGAAGTTCTGTGGTGCAAAGCTCTGAAGCAGCCTCTCATCCAGTCTCAGGGAGGCTCAGGAGTAGAACGAGGGAGTCGACTGGCCTTCACCAAACAAATACTACACGTCACAGTTCTACAACTGCTGatgaacaaagagaaatgcCGGAAAGAGGTACTTCTACGAGAGTTGGAAGGCACAGTAGATCTAGAACTAACGTTCAGGTGAATAGAAACCAAAGACTGGAAATTCTACGGTTGAGGTCTACTTTGAGTAGCCGAAGCCGCTCTCCACTGCAAAGGCAAAGTGGGACTGCTTATTCTGAAGAACGTGGGCAGAGGCACGATAGAAGTACACCACAAGCTAGTAGAAGCAGAAGGCAAACAGtgcagcatcctcagcagcCTGCTGAAGAACAAGCAAGAAATAACGCTCAGACGCCTCATCTTTCCTCTGCACCCCCATCCTCAGGATTaactgcagaagaggaggaatCTAGTAGGCCGGTAGCTGCTGTTAGAAGGCATCCAACAATTACACTAGATCTTCAAGTGAGAAGAATTCGTCCTGGAGAAAACAGAGATCGGGACAGTATTGCTAGTAGAACTCGTTCTAGAGTAGGAATGGCAGAAAACACAGTTACTTTTGAAAGTGACAGTGGGGGATTTCGGCGGACGATATCACGATCAGAACGTGCAGGTATTCGAACCTACGTTAGCACTATACGGATACCTCTTCGTCGGATTTCAGAAACTGGACTTGGTGAGCCTTCATCAGTGGCTCTTCGGTCAATCCTTAGACAAATTATGACAGGTTTTGGAGAACTGAGTTCTTTAATGGAAACTGAATCTAACTCAGAAATGCAGAGAGGTGCTCATCACTTAGCAGATGTACGGGCAGAGCAGAATAACTCAAGTTTAGTAAACAATAGCAGTGATCCAAGTGAGGTTTCTTCTCGGAATAGGCAGATAGTAGAAGACgacagtgaaagaaatggaCAGAGTGATGATACACGACGCTATGGTAGCGGTAATGAAAACCAGGATAGCAGACAGTCTCAAGATGCTAACAACCTAGTGGAAAATGGAACTCTGCCCATCCTTCGGCTTGCCCACTTCTTCCTGCTGAATGAGGACGATGAAGATGAGCGTTTAAGAGGTTTAACCAAAGAGCAGATTGACAATCTTTCTACTCGGAATTATGGGGATATTCACACCGACGAGGAAATAAGTAAAACATGTAGTGTTTGCATTAATGAATATGTAACAGGAAATAAGCTTAGGCAGTTACCTTGCATGCATGAATTTCATATTCATTGTATAGATCGCTGGCTTTCTGAAAATTCCACTTGCCCAATTTGTCGGCAGCCTGTACTGGGGTCTAATGCCACAGACAGTGGCTAA
- the RNF6 gene encoding E3 ubiquitin-protein ligase RNF6 isoform X3 translates to MDPTENISKPGIMDRSRHRAGNGNEQASSRERGYGEDERQRQLERLSREEAYYQFINELNEEDYRLMRDHNLLGTPGEITAEELQQRLEGAKERLASQTDLENREGEGRTAGDSDVLAENSNGDSLLEWLNTFRRTGNATRSGQSGNQTWRAVSRTNPNSGEFRFSLEININHEHNNFETTGEEYVGIDHSRTYSERRHQRAFSPITARTRSQTRREANSRAASTARTRSLRSSVVQSSEAASHPVSGRLRSRTRESTGLHQTNTTRHSSTTADEQREMPERGTSTRVGRHSRSRTNVQVNRNQRLEILRLRSTLSSRSRSPLQRQSGTAYSEERGQRHDRSTPQASRSRRQTVQHPQQPAEEQARNNAQTPHLSSAPPSSGLTAEEEESSRPVAAVRRHPTITLDLQVRRIRPGENRDRDSIASRTRSRVGMAENTVTFESDSGGFRRTISRSERAGIRTYVSTIRIPLRRISETGLGEPSSVALRSILRQIMTGFGELSSLMETESNSEMQRGAHHLADVRAEQNNSSLVNNSSDPSEVSSRNRQIVEDDSERNGQSDDTRRYGSGNENQDSRQSQDANNLVENGTLPILRLAHFFLLNEDDEDERLRGLTKEQIDNLSTRNYGDIHTDEEISKTCSVCINEYVTGNKLRQLPCMHEFHIHCIDRWLSENSTCPICRQPVLGSNATDSG, encoded by the exons ATGGATCCCACAGAGAACATAAGCAAG CCTGGCATCATGGATCGCTCCCGGCACCGTGCAGGGAATGGCAATGAACAGGCATCTTCACGAGAGCGTGGTTATGGTGAAGATGAGAGGCAACGACAGCTGGAGCGCCTCAGCAGGGAAGAAGCCTATTACCAGTTCATCAATGAACTCAATGAAGAAGACTACAGGTTGATGAGAGACCACAACCTGCTTGGCACTCCTG GGGAAATAACAGCGGAAGAGTTGCAGCAACGTTTGGAAGGAGCTAAGGAGCGTCTGGCATCACAGACTGatctggaaaacagagaaggtGAAGGTAGAACTGCTGGAG aTTCTGATGTTCTTGCAGAAAACTCAAATGGCGATTCTTTGCTTGAATGGCTGAACACATTTCGTCGCACAGGAAATGCCACTCGTAGCGGACAGAGTGGGAACCAAACCTGGAGAGCTGTGAGTCGAACAAATCCAAACAGCGGTGAATTTCGGTTTAGTCTTGAAATCAACATAAATCACGAGCATAACAATTTTGAAACCACTGGTGAAGAATATGTGGGTATAGATCATAGCAGAACATATTCAGAAAGAAGACATCAAAGAGCTTTCAGTCCAATAACCGCACGAACAAGAAGCCAGACaagaagagaagcaaacagCCGGGCTGCAAGCACTGCACGGACCAGGTCTTTAAGAAGTTCTGTGGTGCAAAGCTCTGAAGCAGCCTCTCATCCAGTCTCAGGGAGGCTCAGGAGTAGAACGAGGGAGTCGACTGGCCTTCACCAAACAAATACTACACGTCACAGTTCTACAACTGCTGatgaacaaagagaaatgcCGGAAAGAGGTACTTCTACGAGAGTTGGAAGGCACAGTAGATCTAGAACTAACGTTCAGGTGAATAGAAACCAAAGACTGGAAATTCTACGGTTGAGGTCTACTTTGAGTAGCCGAAGCCGCTCTCCACTGCAAAGGCAAAGTGGGACTGCTTATTCTGAAGAACGTGGGCAGAGGCACGATAGAAGTACACCACAAGCTAGTAGAAGCAGAAGGCAAACAGtgcagcatcctcagcagcCTGCTGAAGAACAAGCAAGAAATAACGCTCAGACGCCTCATCTTTCCTCTGCACCCCCATCCTCAGGATTaactgcagaagaggaggaatCTAGTAGGCCGGTAGCTGCTGTTAGAAGGCATCCAACAATTACACTAGATCTTCAAGTGAGAAGAATTCGTCCTGGAGAAAACAGAGATCGGGACAGTATTGCTAGTAGAACTCGTTCTAGAGTAGGAATGGCAGAAAACACAGTTACTTTTGAAAGTGACAGTGGGGGATTTCGGCGGACGATATCACGATCAGAACGTGCAGGTATTCGAACCTACGTTAGCACTATACGGATACCTCTTCGTCGGATTTCAGAAACTGGACTTGGTGAGCCTTCATCAGTGGCTCTTCGGTCAATCCTTAGACAAATTATGACAGGTTTTGGAGAACTGAGTTCTTTAATGGAAACTGAATCTAACTCAGAAATGCAGAGAGGTGCTCATCACTTAGCAGATGTACGGGCAGAGCAGAATAACTCAAGTTTAGTAAACAATAGCAGTGATCCAAGTGAGGTTTCTTCTCGGAATAGGCAGATAGTAGAAGACgacagtgaaagaaatggaCAGAGTGATGATACACGACGCTATGGTAGCGGTAATGAAAACCAGGATAGCAGACAGTCTCAAGATGCTAACAACCTAGTGGAAAATGGAACTCTGCCCATCCTTCGGCTTGCCCACTTCTTCCTGCTGAATGAGGACGATGAAGATGAGCGTTTAAGAGGTTTAACCAAAGAGCAGATTGACAATCTTTCTACTCGGAATTATGGGGATATTCACACCGACGAGGAAATAAGTAAAACATGTAGTGTTTGCATTAATGAATATGTAACAGGAAATAAGCTTAGGCAGTTACCTTGCATGCATGAATTTCATATTCATTGTATAGATCGCTGGCTTTCTGAAAATTCCACTTGCCCAATTTGTCGGCAGCCTGTACTGGGGTCTAATGCCACAGACAGTGGCTAA
- the RNF6 gene encoding E3 ubiquitin-protein ligase RNF6 isoform X4, whose translation MDPTENISKPGIMDRSRHRAGNGNEQASSRERGYGEDERQRQLERLSREEAYYQFINELNEEDYRLMRDHNLLGTPGEITAEELQQRLEGAKERLASQTDLENREGEGRTAGENSNGDSLLEWLNTFRRTGNATRSGQSGNQTWRAVSRTNPNSGEFRFSLEININHEHNNFETTGEEYVGIDHSRTYSERRHQRAFSPITARTRSQTRREANSRAASTARTRSLRSSVVQSSEAASHPVSGRLRSRTRESTGLHQTNTTRHSSTTADEQREMPERGTSTRVGRHSRSRTNVQVNRNQRLEILRLRSTLSSRSRSPLQRQSGTAYSEERGQRHDRSTPQASRSRRQTVQHPQQPAEEQARNNAQTPHLSSAPPSSGLTAEEEESSRPVAAVRRHPTITLDLQVRRIRPGENRDRDSIASRTRSRVGMAENTVTFESDSGGFRRTISRSERAGIRTYVSTIRIPLRRISETGLGEPSSVALRSILRQIMTGFGELSSLMETESNSEMQRGAHHLADVRAEQNNSSLVNNSSDPSEVSSRNRQIVEDDSERNGQSDDTRRYGSGNENQDSRQSQDANNLVENGTLPILRLAHFFLLNEDDEDERLRGLTKEQIDNLSTRNYGDIHTDEEISKTCSVCINEYVTGNKLRQLPCMHEFHIHCIDRWLSENSTCPICRQPVLGSNATDSG comes from the exons ATGGATCCCACAGAGAACATAAGCAAG CCTGGCATCATGGATCGCTCCCGGCACCGTGCAGGGAATGGCAATGAACAGGCATCTTCACGAGAGCGTGGTTATGGTGAAGATGAGAGGCAACGACAGCTGGAGCGCCTCAGCAGGGAAGAAGCCTATTACCAGTTCATCAATGAACTCAATGAAGAAGACTACAGGTTGATGAGAGACCACAACCTGCTTGGCACTCCTG GGGAAATAACAGCGGAAGAGTTGCAGCAACGTTTGGAAGGAGCTAAGGAGCGTCTGGCATCACAGACTGatctggaaaacagagaaggtGAAGGTAGAACTGCTGGAG AAAACTCAAATGGCGATTCTTTGCTTGAATGGCTGAACACATTTCGTCGCACAGGAAATGCCACTCGTAGCGGACAGAGTGGGAACCAAACCTGGAGAGCTGTGAGTCGAACAAATCCAAACAGCGGTGAATTTCGGTTTAGTCTTGAAATCAACATAAATCACGAGCATAACAATTTTGAAACCACTGGTGAAGAATATGTGGGTATAGATCATAGCAGAACATATTCAGAAAGAAGACATCAAAGAGCTTTCAGTCCAATAACCGCACGAACAAGAAGCCAGACaagaagagaagcaaacagCCGGGCTGCAAGCACTGCACGGACCAGGTCTTTAAGAAGTTCTGTGGTGCAAAGCTCTGAAGCAGCCTCTCATCCAGTCTCAGGGAGGCTCAGGAGTAGAACGAGGGAGTCGACTGGCCTTCACCAAACAAATACTACACGTCACAGTTCTACAACTGCTGatgaacaaagagaaatgcCGGAAAGAGGTACTTCTACGAGAGTTGGAAGGCACAGTAGATCTAGAACTAACGTTCAGGTGAATAGAAACCAAAGACTGGAAATTCTACGGTTGAGGTCTACTTTGAGTAGCCGAAGCCGCTCTCCACTGCAAAGGCAAAGTGGGACTGCTTATTCTGAAGAACGTGGGCAGAGGCACGATAGAAGTACACCACAAGCTAGTAGAAGCAGAAGGCAAACAGtgcagcatcctcagcagcCTGCTGAAGAACAAGCAAGAAATAACGCTCAGACGCCTCATCTTTCCTCTGCACCCCCATCCTCAGGATTaactgcagaagaggaggaatCTAGTAGGCCGGTAGCTGCTGTTAGAAGGCATCCAACAATTACACTAGATCTTCAAGTGAGAAGAATTCGTCCTGGAGAAAACAGAGATCGGGACAGTATTGCTAGTAGAACTCGTTCTAGAGTAGGAATGGCAGAAAACACAGTTACTTTTGAAAGTGACAGTGGGGGATTTCGGCGGACGATATCACGATCAGAACGTGCAGGTATTCGAACCTACGTTAGCACTATACGGATACCTCTTCGTCGGATTTCAGAAACTGGACTTGGTGAGCCTTCATCAGTGGCTCTTCGGTCAATCCTTAGACAAATTATGACAGGTTTTGGAGAACTGAGTTCTTTAATGGAAACTGAATCTAACTCAGAAATGCAGAGAGGTGCTCATCACTTAGCAGATGTACGGGCAGAGCAGAATAACTCAAGTTTAGTAAACAATAGCAGTGATCCAAGTGAGGTTTCTTCTCGGAATAGGCAGATAGTAGAAGACgacagtgaaagaaatggaCAGAGTGATGATACACGACGCTATGGTAGCGGTAATGAAAACCAGGATAGCAGACAGTCTCAAGATGCTAACAACCTAGTGGAAAATGGAACTCTGCCCATCCTTCGGCTTGCCCACTTCTTCCTGCTGAATGAGGACGATGAAGATGAGCGTTTAAGAGGTTTAACCAAAGAGCAGATTGACAATCTTTCTACTCGGAATTATGGGGATATTCACACCGACGAGGAAATAAGTAAAACATGTAGTGTTTGCATTAATGAATATGTAACAGGAAATAAGCTTAGGCAGTTACCTTGCATGCATGAATTTCATATTCATTGTATAGATCGCTGGCTTTCTGAAAATTCCACTTGCCCAATTTGTCGGCAGCCTGTACTGGGGTCTAATGCCACAGACAGTGGCTAA
- the RNF6 gene encoding E3 ubiquitin-protein ligase RNF6 isoform X5 produces MDRSRHRAGNGNEQASSRERGYGEDERQRQLERLSREEAYYQFINELNEEDYRLMRDHNLLGTPGEITAEELQQRLEGAKERLASQTDLENREGEGRTAGDSDVLAENSNGDSLLEWLNTFRRTGNATRSGQSGNQTWRAVSRTNPNSGEFRFSLEININHEHNNFETTGEEYVGIDHSRTYSERRHQRAFSPITARTRSQTRREANSRAASTARTRSLRSSVVQSSEAASHPVSGRLRSRTRESTGLHQTNTTRHSSTTADEQREMPERGTSTRVGRHSRSRTNVQVNRNQRLEILRLRSTLSSRSRSPLQRQSGTAYSEERGQRHDRSTPQASRSRRQTVQHPQQPAEEQARNNAQTPHLSSAPPSSGLTAEEEESSRPVAAVRRHPTITLDLQVRRIRPGENRDRDSIASRTRSRVGMAENTVTFESDSGGFRRTISRSERAGIRTYVSTIRIPLRRISETGLGEPSSVALRSILRQIMTGFGELSSLMETESNSEMQRGAHHLADVRAEQNNSSLVNNSSDPSEVSSRNRQIVEDDSERNGQSDDTRRYGSGNENQDSRQSQDANNLVENGTLPILRLAHFFLLNEDDEDERLRGLTKEQIDNLSTRNYGDIHTDEEISKTCSVCINEYVTGNKLRQLPCMHEFHIHCIDRWLSENSTCPICRQPVLGSNATDSG; encoded by the exons ATGGATCGCTCCCGGCACCGTGCAGGGAATGGCAATGAACAGGCATCTTCACGAGAGCGTGGTTATGGTGAAGATGAGAGGCAACGACAGCTGGAGCGCCTCAGCAGGGAAGAAGCCTATTACCAGTTCATCAATGAACTCAATGAAGAAGACTACAGGTTGATGAGAGACCACAACCTGCTTGGCACTCCTG GGGAAATAACAGCGGAAGAGTTGCAGCAACGTTTGGAAGGAGCTAAGGAGCGTCTGGCATCACAGACTGatctggaaaacagagaaggtGAAGGTAGAACTGCTGGAG aTTCTGATGTTCTTGCAGAAAACTCAAATGGCGATTCTTTGCTTGAATGGCTGAACACATTTCGTCGCACAGGAAATGCCACTCGTAGCGGACAGAGTGGGAACCAAACCTGGAGAGCTGTGAGTCGAACAAATCCAAACAGCGGTGAATTTCGGTTTAGTCTTGAAATCAACATAAATCACGAGCATAACAATTTTGAAACCACTGGTGAAGAATATGTGGGTATAGATCATAGCAGAACATATTCAGAAAGAAGACATCAAAGAGCTTTCAGTCCAATAACCGCACGAACAAGAAGCCAGACaagaagagaagcaaacagCCGGGCTGCAAGCACTGCACGGACCAGGTCTTTAAGAAGTTCTGTGGTGCAAAGCTCTGAAGCAGCCTCTCATCCAGTCTCAGGGAGGCTCAGGAGTAGAACGAGGGAGTCGACTGGCCTTCACCAAACAAATACTACACGTCACAGTTCTACAACTGCTGatgaacaaagagaaatgcCGGAAAGAGGTACTTCTACGAGAGTTGGAAGGCACAGTAGATCTAGAACTAACGTTCAGGTGAATAGAAACCAAAGACTGGAAATTCTACGGTTGAGGTCTACTTTGAGTAGCCGAAGCCGCTCTCCACTGCAAAGGCAAAGTGGGACTGCTTATTCTGAAGAACGTGGGCAGAGGCACGATAGAAGTACACCACAAGCTAGTAGAAGCAGAAGGCAAACAGtgcagcatcctcagcagcCTGCTGAAGAACAAGCAAGAAATAACGCTCAGACGCCTCATCTTTCCTCTGCACCCCCATCCTCAGGATTaactgcagaagaggaggaatCTAGTAGGCCGGTAGCTGCTGTTAGAAGGCATCCAACAATTACACTAGATCTTCAAGTGAGAAGAATTCGTCCTGGAGAAAACAGAGATCGGGACAGTATTGCTAGTAGAACTCGTTCTAGAGTAGGAATGGCAGAAAACACAGTTACTTTTGAAAGTGACAGTGGGGGATTTCGGCGGACGATATCACGATCAGAACGTGCAGGTATTCGAACCTACGTTAGCACTATACGGATACCTCTTCGTCGGATTTCAGAAACTGGACTTGGTGAGCCTTCATCAGTGGCTCTTCGGTCAATCCTTAGACAAATTATGACAGGTTTTGGAGAACTGAGTTCTTTAATGGAAACTGAATCTAACTCAGAAATGCAGAGAGGTGCTCATCACTTAGCAGATGTACGGGCAGAGCAGAATAACTCAAGTTTAGTAAACAATAGCAGTGATCCAAGTGAGGTTTCTTCTCGGAATAGGCAGATAGTAGAAGACgacagtgaaagaaatggaCAGAGTGATGATACACGACGCTATGGTAGCGGTAATGAAAACCAGGATAGCAGACAGTCTCAAGATGCTAACAACCTAGTGGAAAATGGAACTCTGCCCATCCTTCGGCTTGCCCACTTCTTCCTGCTGAATGAGGACGATGAAGATGAGCGTTTAAGAGGTTTAACCAAAGAGCAGATTGACAATCTTTCTACTCGGAATTATGGGGATATTCACACCGACGAGGAAATAAGTAAAACATGTAGTGTTTGCATTAATGAATATGTAACAGGAAATAAGCTTAGGCAGTTACCTTGCATGCATGAATTTCATATTCATTGTATAGATCGCTGGCTTTCTGAAAATTCCACTTGCCCAATTTGTCGGCAGCCTGTACTGGGGTCTAATGCCACAGACAGTGGCTAA